From Mannheimia pernigra, one genomic window encodes:
- a CDS encoding single-stranded DNA-binding protein — protein sequence MAGINKVIIVGNLGNDPEMRTMPNGEAVANISVATSESWTDKNTGERREVTEWHRIVFYRRQAEVCGQYLRKGSQVYVEGRLKTRKWQDQNGQDRYTTEIQGDVLQMLGSRQGNDMNNQPQSGWGNSAPAGNSYNQGNSNYSYSQTSNSAQPQSKPAPQAEPAMNNFDDDIPF from the coding sequence ATGGCTGGTATCAATAAAGTAATTATCGTAGGTAATTTAGGTAACGACCCAGAAATGCGTACAATGCCAAATGGCGAAGCGGTAGCAAATATTAGTGTAGCTACATCTGAAAGCTGGACGGATAAAAATACAGGCGAACGTCGAGAGGTTACTGAATGGCATCGTATTGTATTTTATCGTCGCCAAGCAGAAGTATGTGGGCAATATCTACGTAAAGGTTCACAAGTTTATGTGGAAGGTCGTTTAAAAACCCGTAAATGGCAAGACCAAAACGGACAAGATCGTTACACCACTGAAATTCAAGGTGATGTGTTACAAATGCTCGGTAGCCGCCAAGGTAATGATATGAACAACCAACCACAAAGCGGTTGGGGTAATTCAGCACCTGCAGGAAATAGTTATAATCAAGGTAATAGCAATTATAGCTATAGCCAAACTTCAAACTCAGCACAACCACAATCTAAACCTGCTCCACAAGCTGAACCTGCAATGAACAATTTTGATGATGATATTCCGTTCTGA
- a CDS encoding GntP family permease: MLLFIMFAAILLLLVLIIKFKLHAFVALIIVSLLTALAVGIPVDKILPTLLNGFGGTLASVALLVGLGAMIGRLLEITGGAKVLADTLINKFGKEKTPFALGVASLLFGFPIFFDAGLVVMLPIIFSVAKQFGGSVLRYAFPSAGAFAVMHAFLPPHPGPVASGDLLGVNMGLLVLVGLVCAIPIWYIGTYMFSQFISKRIHVDLPKAFLNGLSANEMAVQNPPSFGKVLTVLLLPIILILFDTGLNTLAVTKVVDSDELWVQSLRLIGKTPIALLITLIVAIMLLRDNRSLDQIEKICNNALGPICSIVLVTGAGGMFGGVLRASGIGDVLSAMMADTGMPIVVAAFIIATVFRVAQGSATVALTTTAALIAPMVAAAPDLSQFDLCFIVISIASGATVISHVNDSGFWLMSRFLEMDEKTTLKTWTMLETSIGLTGFACALIGSWLL; encoded by the coding sequence ATGTTACTTTTCATTATGTTTGCCGCAATTTTATTATTGCTGGTATTAATTATTAAATTTAAGCTTCACGCCTTTGTTGCTTTAATTATTGTGAGTTTACTCACAGCATTGGCTGTGGGTATTCCTGTTGATAAAATCTTGCCGACTTTATTAAATGGCTTTGGCGGTACGCTTGCTTCTGTTGCATTGTTGGTGGGATTGGGAGCAATGATTGGTCGTTTGCTCGAAATCACGGGTGGTGCAAAAGTATTAGCAGACACGCTTATCAATAAATTCGGTAAAGAGAAAACACCATTTGCGCTGGGTGTGGCATCATTGCTATTTGGTTTCCCGATTTTCTTTGATGCGGGTTTAGTCGTGATGTTGCCAATTATTTTCAGCGTAGCGAAACAGTTTGGCGGCTCAGTACTGCGTTATGCTTTCCCGTCTGCAGGGGCATTTGCGGTGATGCACGCTTTCCTTCCTCCGCACCCAGGGCCAGTTGCTTCTGGCGATTTACTTGGCGTAAATATGGGCTTATTAGTATTAGTGGGTTTAGTTTGTGCAATCCCAATTTGGTACATCGGAACTTATATGTTCAGTCAATTTATCAGTAAGCGCATTCACGTTGATTTACCAAAAGCATTTTTGAACGGCTTATCCGCAAATGAAATGGCGGTGCAAAATCCGCCGAGTTTCGGTAAAGTACTGACGGTACTATTACTTCCAATCATCTTAATTTTGTTTGATACAGGCTTAAATACGCTCGCTGTTACGAAAGTAGTGGATAGCGACGAACTTTGGGTACAAAGCTTGCGTTTAATTGGTAAAACACCAATAGCGTTATTGATTACTCTGATTGTGGCGATTATGCTTCTGCGTGATAACCGTAGTCTCGATCAAATTGAGAAAATTTGTAATAACGCACTAGGTCCAATTTGTTCTATCGTCCTGGTAACAGGGGCTGGAGGTATGTTTGGTGGCGTGTTACGTGCAAGCGGCATTGGCGATGTATTATCTGCAATGATGGCAGATACGGGCATGCCGATTGTTGTTGCAGCTTTTATTATTGCAACGGTTTTCCGTGTCGCACAAGGTTCTGCGACAGTTGCTTTAACCACAACCGCAGCGTTAATTGCCCCAATGGTGGCGGCTGCGCCAGATTTAAGCCAGTTTGATCTTTGCTTTATCGTGATTTCAATCGCTTCAGGTGCAACCGTTATTTCTCACGTAAACGATTCAGGCTTCTGGCTTATGAGCCGTTTCCTTGAAATGGACGAAAAAACTACGTTAAAAACTTGGACAATGCTTGAGACTTCAATTGGTTTAACTGGTTTTGCCTGTGCATTGATTGGTAGCTGGTTACTCTAA
- a CDS encoding gluconokinase, whose protein sequence is MSQGKAFILMGVSSTGKTSVGTAIAQKLGLKLIDGDDLHPRANILKMANGTPLNDDDRRPWLERINDAAFSLEQKSEKGIIVCSALKKKYRDQIRAGNADVKFLFLNGSFEVVLERMKQRKGHFMKPEMLQSQFNTLEIPQADEPGVFFIDIDGSFEEVVERCVETVKPLI, encoded by the coding sequence ATGTCTCAAGGAAAAGCATTTATCTTAATGGGAGTATCCAGCACAGGTAAAACCTCTGTTGGTACGGCTATTGCACAGAAATTAGGCTTGAAATTGATTGATGGGGACGATCTTCACCCTCGTGCGAATATTCTCAAAATGGCAAACGGTACACCTCTAAATGATGATGACCGCCGCCCGTGGTTAGAGCGAATTAACGATGCCGCTTTCAGCCTAGAACAGAAAAGCGAAAAAGGAATTATTGTCTGCTCGGCATTAAAGAAAAAATACCGTGATCAAATCCGAGCAGGCAATGCTGATGTAAAATTCCTATTCCTAAACGGCTCATTTGAGGTGGTGCTGGAACGAATGAAACAACGCAAAGGCCATTTTATGAAGCCTGAAATGTTGCAAAGCCAGTTCAATACTCTAGAAATCCCACAAGCTGATGAGCCTGGCGTATTCTTCATTGATATTGATGGCAGTTTTGAGGAAGTAGTGGAGAGATGTGTAGAGACGGTTAAACCCTTGATTTAA
- the gntR gene encoding gluconate operon transcriptional repressor GntR: MTKYKRPTLQDIASYLGITKMTVSRFLRDPNMVAKETGERIAQAIEQFGYIPNRAPDILSNAKSRAIGVLVPSLTNQVFADVIKGIEQITDQAGYQTMLAHYGYSEEKEEKRIESLLSYNVDGIILSENHHSARTLKMLEVAQIPVIEIMECEGGIQQAVGFDNISAAQAMVETMIQRGSRHIAYFGARMDKRSQLKMQGYEQAMQKHSLIPLNITTEQHSSFTLGAEQLRQALAQQPQLDGVFCTNDDLAIGALFECQRLGIIVPEQIKIAGFHGHDVGQSLTPQLASVITPRLQMGRVAAQELLDRIHGIPQQSPIINLGYQIHLGESV; this comes from the coding sequence ATGACCAAATATAAACGTCCTACTTTGCAAGATATCGCTTCCTATCTCGGCATTACTAAAATGACCGTCAGCCGTTTTTTGCGTGATCCAAACATGGTAGCGAAAGAGACTGGTGAACGCATTGCACAAGCGATAGAACAGTTTGGTTATATTCCAAATCGTGCTCCTGATATTCTCTCTAACGCCAAAAGTAGAGCGATTGGCGTGCTTGTTCCTTCACTCACTAACCAAGTCTTTGCGGATGTGATCAAAGGCATTGAACAGATTACCGACCAAGCAGGTTATCAGACGATGCTCGCCCACTACGGTTATAGCGAAGAAAAGGAAGAGAAGAGGATTGAGTCGCTACTTTCTTATAACGTTGATGGAATTATTCTCTCTGAAAATCATCACTCCGCTCGCACACTGAAAATGCTGGAAGTGGCTCAAATTCCTGTGATTGAGATAATGGAGTGTGAAGGCGGCATTCAACAAGCGGTCGGATTTGACAACATTTCTGCAGCACAAGCGATGGTGGAAACGATGATCCAACGTGGTAGCCGCCATATTGCCTACTTTGGGGCGAGAATGGATAAACGCTCGCAACTTAAAATGCAGGGCTATGAACAGGCAATGCAAAAACACAGTTTGATACCGCTCAACATTACGACTGAACAACATTCTTCCTTTACGCTCGGAGCAGAGCAACTCCGCCAAGCTCTTGCTCAACAGCCACAACTAGATGGTGTATTCTGTACCAATGACGACTTAGCCATCGGAGCATTATTTGAGTGCCAACGTTTAGGCATTATCGTGCCAGAGCAGATCAAAATTGCTGGCTTTCACGGACACGATGTCGGACAATCTCTCACCCCACAGCTTGCCAGTGTGATTACCCCTCGCTTACAAATGGGCAGAGTAGCAGCACAAGAACTGCTCGACCGCATTCACGGCATACCGCAACAAAGCCCGATTATCAATTTAGGGTATCAGATACATTTGGGCGAGAGTGTGTAG
- a CDS encoding hemolysin family protein, which yields MNLFEAILILVALVIISAIISSAEISLAGARKIKLQQLANEGNAKASQVLKLQEQPGHFITVVQIGLNMVAILGGVIGESIVSPFVYSLLSQYSQADWIESISSWLAFIFVTFTFILFADLIPKRLAMANPEKIALQTIGIMTFFITVFKPLVWLFDIIANTIFKLFKLPTIREDNMTSEDIFAVVDAGTQAGILKEQEQYLIENIFEMQQRTVTSTMTTRENIIFLDQSFNQDQVLATIKENPHSKLLICDKSIDKILGYVESHNILTLYLQEKQVKLTEANVLRKSLFIPDTLSLYEVLELFKSTGEDFAVIVNEYGLVVGIVTLNDVMSIVMGELVSNEEEQIVQRNEHSWLIDGATPLEDVMRALDITNFPNAENYETIAGFMMYLLRKIPKKTDFVLWDKYKFEIIDTDNFKIDQVMVSIRNDT from the coding sequence ATGAATTTATTTGAAGCTATCTTAATTTTGGTTGCACTTGTTATCATCAGTGCGATCATCTCCTCTGCTGAAATTTCACTAGCTGGTGCTCGTAAAATCAAATTACAGCAACTGGCAAATGAAGGTAATGCAAAAGCCAGCCAAGTCTTAAAATTACAGGAACAGCCTGGGCATTTCATTACTGTTGTTCAAATTGGACTCAATATGGTTGCGATTTTAGGTGGCGTGATTGGTGAGAGTATTGTTAGTCCTTTTGTCTATTCACTACTTTCTCAATATAGCCAAGCTGATTGGATAGAAAGCATCAGTTCTTGGTTAGCCTTTATTTTTGTTACCTTTACCTTTATTTTATTTGCTGATCTCATTCCTAAACGGCTGGCAATGGCTAACCCAGAAAAAATTGCTTTACAGACTATAGGAATAATGACATTTTTCATCACTGTATTTAAGCCATTAGTTTGGTTATTTGACATTATTGCAAACACAATTTTTAAACTTTTCAAATTACCCACTATTCGAGAAGATAATATGACATCTGAGGATATTTTTGCAGTAGTAGATGCAGGTACTCAGGCAGGTATTTTAAAAGAGCAAGAGCAATATTTAATTGAAAATATTTTTGAAATGCAGCAACGTACCGTTACCTCCACAATGACAACACGCGAAAATATAATTTTCTTGGATCAGAGTTTTAATCAAGATCAAGTGCTAGCTACTATTAAAGAAAATCCGCACTCTAAGCTATTGATTTGCGATAAGTCTATCGACAAAATTTTAGGTTACGTAGAAAGCCATAATATTTTAACACTCTATCTGCAAGAAAAGCAGGTAAAACTAACCGAAGCTAACGTATTACGTAAATCGCTATTTATTCCAGACACTCTCTCTTTATATGAAGTATTGGAACTCTTTAAATCAACTGGAGAAGATTTTGCCGTTATCGTTAATGAATATGGATTAGTAGTAGGTATTGTTACTCTCAATGATGTAATGAGCATTGTAATGGGTGAATTAGTGTCTAACGAAGAAGAACAAATTGTTCAACGTAATGAACACTCTTGGCTTATTGATGGTGCAACACCATTAGAAGATGTAATGCGAGCATTAGATATTACAAATTTTCCTAATGCAGAGAATTATGAAACTATCGCTGGTTTTATGATGTATCTATTGCGTAAGATTCCTAAGAAAACCGATTTTGTATTATGGGATAAATATAAATTTGAAATTATTGATACCGATAATTTTAAAATAGATCAGGTGATGGTTTCTATTCGCAATGATACATAG
- a CDS encoding lytic murein transglycosylase — MKSIFSLPLVIISLALAACSSDNSEHYSRLDLAAKYGKSRTIDHFNEYVHFLKQKAAGAGVSTKTLNEQKFIHYNARAVQLDQQQAARKRNPNLPPPPPNPNGVTNYLNKVLNQAKVNQAVERWYSYSVDLNRASQKYGVQKEYILALWGMESSFGRHQGRFDVLSVLATLAFDGRREKLFTQEFVNAMKMLDNGTINRDELLGSWAGAMGQTQFMPTSYLTYAADGDNDGKKDIWNNKADAFASIANYLSTVGWDNQLPWGVEVNLSAPIDLSFSGIEHNKAKMLENWQTLGVYLAYPNQQEVAKMARLNGKKLWLIRPDKEAGRAFLVSNNFRTLMDWNRSNNFGISIGKFADRILASVGQ; from the coding sequence ATGAAATCAATATTTTCTTTACCACTCGTGATTATTTCCTTAGCCCTTGCAGCTTGTTCAAGTGATAATTCAGAACATTACTCACGTTTAGACTTAGCGGCGAAATATGGCAAATCACGTACAATAGACCATTTTAATGAGTATGTGCATTTTTTGAAGCAGAAAGCCGCGGGTGCAGGCGTTTCAACAAAAACATTAAATGAACAGAAATTTATTCATTACAATGCAAGAGCAGTGCAATTAGATCAACAGCAAGCTGCTCGTAAGCGTAATCCAAATTTACCGCCTCCTCCGCCAAATCCAAATGGAGTAACGAATTATTTGAATAAAGTGCTTAATCAAGCCAAGGTGAACCAGGCGGTAGAACGTTGGTATAGTTATAGTGTAGATTTAAATCGTGCCAGCCAAAAATATGGGGTGCAAAAAGAGTATATTTTAGCATTATGGGGAATGGAAAGTAGTTTTGGTCGTCACCAAGGTCGTTTTGATGTACTTTCCGTATTGGCAACCCTTGCTTTTGATGGTCGTCGTGAAAAGCTCTTTACACAAGAATTTGTGAATGCAATGAAAATGCTCGACAACGGTACGATTAATCGTGATGAGCTATTAGGTTCTTGGGCAGGAGCAATGGGGCAGACTCAATTTATGCCAACCTCTTATTTAACCTATGCAGCCGATGGAGATAATGATGGCAAAAAAGATATTTGGAATAATAAGGCTGATGCTTTTGCTTCAATTGCTAATTATCTTTCAACGGTAGGTTGGGATAATCAACTACCTTGGGGTGTTGAAGTTAATTTATCCGCCCCAATTGATTTAAGTTTTTCAGGCATTGAACATAATAAAGCAAAAATGTTAGAAAATTGGCAAACATTAGGCGTTTATTTAGCTTATCCTAATCAACAAGAAGTGGCGAAAATGGCACGCTTAAATGGTAAAAAGTTATGGCTTATTCGTCCTGATAAAGAAGCAGGAAGAGCCTTTTTAGTTTCTAATAACTTTCGTACCTTAATGGATTGGAATAGATCAAACAACTTCGGTATAAGCATTGGTAAATTTGCAGACAGAATTCTAGCTTCAGTTGGGCAATAG
- the truB gene encoding tRNA pseudouridine(55) synthase TruB: protein MSRPRKRGRDIHGVFLLDKPQGMSSNDILQKVKRIFQANKAGHTGALDPLATGMLPICLGEATKFSQFLLDSDKRYLVTAKLGERTDTSDAEGQIVETREVKVAEADILANLDQFRGDILQVPTMFSALKHNGKPLYEYARAGITVEREARPITIFELNFIEYNAPFLTLEVHCSKGTYIRTLIDDLGEVLGCGAHVTMLRRTAVANYPIDKMMSYVDLQKLVENQPLVELDKHLLEMDTAVSSLAKINLTEQQTKAVGFGQRVRFDNPDKIYGLVRLYSDDKQFLGIAEMTHDNVIRPSRMINLTE from the coding sequence GTGTCTAGACCTCGTAAGCGTGGCCGTGATATTCACGGCGTTTTCTTATTAGATAAGCCGCAGGGAATGTCCTCAAATGATATTCTGCAAAAGGTAAAACGCATTTTTCAAGCGAATAAAGCTGGGCATACGGGTGCGTTAGATCCTCTAGCCACAGGTATGTTGCCAATTTGTTTGGGTGAAGCAACCAAATTTTCCCAATTTTTATTGGATTCCGATAAACGCTATTTGGTCACAGCTAAATTAGGTGAAAGAACGGATACCTCGGATGCTGAAGGGCAGATAGTTGAAACAAGAGAGGTGAAGGTGGCAGAAGCGGATATTTTAGCGAATTTAGATCAATTTCGTGGCGATATTTTGCAAGTACCGACGATGTTTTCTGCCTTAAAACATAACGGAAAACCTTTGTATGAATATGCAAGAGCAGGAATAACCGTTGAACGTGAAGCACGTCCTATTACTATTTTTGAGCTGAATTTTATTGAGTACAATGCACCATTTTTAACCCTTGAAGTGCATTGTTCAAAAGGCACTTATATTCGTACTCTGATTGATGATTTAGGTGAAGTGCTTGGTTGTGGTGCTCACGTGACGATGCTACGCCGTACTGCAGTAGCGAATTATCCTATTGATAAAATGATGAGCTATGTGGATTTGCAAAAGTTAGTCGAAAATCAACCGCTTGTAGAACTAGATAAGCATTTATTGGAAATGGATACGGCAGTTTCTTCACTAGCAAAAATCAATTTAACTGAACAGCAAACTAAAGCAGTTGGTTTTGGCCAAAGAGTGAGGTTTGATAACCCCGATAAAATTTATGGTTTGGTGCGTTTATATTCCGATGATAAGCAATTTCTGGGTATAGCTGAAATGACTCACGATAATGTAATCCGCCCTAGCCGAATGATTAACTTAACAGAATAA
- the rbfA gene encoding 30S ribosome-binding factor RbfA, translating to MSREFKRSDRVAQELQKEVAVILQREVKDPRIGMVTVSDVEVSRDLAYAKIFVTFLFDNDPDAISQGMKGLEKASPYIRTLVGKAMRLRIVPELRFIYDESLVEGMRMSNLVSTVIKNDEEKHKED from the coding sequence ATGTCCAGAGAATTTAAACGCAGCGACCGCGTGGCTCAAGAGTTGCAAAAAGAGGTGGCGGTAATTTTACAGCGAGAAGTAAAAGATCCCCGTATTGGAATGGTAACGGTTTCAGATGTAGAAGTTTCAAGAGATTTAGCTTATGCCAAAATCTTTGTAACTTTCTTATTTGATAACGATCCGGATGCGATCTCACAAGGTATGAAGGGCTTGGAGAAAGCAAGTCCGTATATCCGTACTTTAGTCGGTAAGGCAATGCGTTTGCGAATTGTGCCTGAATTACGCTTTATTTATGATGAATCATTGGTAGAAGGTATGCGTATGTCTAACCTTGTCTCTACGGTGATTAAAAATGACGAAGAAAAGCATAAAGAGGACTAA
- the infB gene encoding translation initiation factor IF-2, giving the protein MTEEKKTLSLGGTRKASKVNTTTTSGKVKAVEVKEKKPKIDAKALQEKAAAAKAKQEKESAEKLAREKAAKEEAAKKSAELTASKAPSVPVMPNSKAKEDKPKVQQPKQEKAVDPEKEAKRKEEAELRRKQEELAQQKAEMEAKRAAENARRLAEIELEDAGDNSNEDFDDDRFTSSYAREADRDNDHRSEHSRGRNNKAAVAKAKKGGREDDKNERSADRRNQKEVKGKGKQGKKGGSLQQAFTKPAQVVKADVVIGETITVAELANKMAVKATEIIKMMMKMGEMVTINQVIDQETAQLVAEELGHKVILRKENELEEAILEDRDTNAEKVTRAPVVTIMGHVDHGKTSLLDYIRKAKVAAGEAGGITQHIGAYHVETDEGKMITFLDTPGHAAFTSMRARGAKATDIVVLVVAADDGVMPQTIEAIQHAKAAGAPLVVAVNKIDKPEANPDRVEQELLQHEVISEKFGGDVQFVPVSAKQGMGIDALLEAIVLQSEVLELTAVKDGMASGVVIESYLDKGRGPVATILVQSGTLNKGDIVLCGFEYGRVRAMRDENGKDIDSAGPSIPVEVLGLSGVPAAGDEATVVRDEKKAREVALYRQGKFREVKLARQQKAKLENMFSNMAAGDVAELNIIVKADVQGSVEAISQSLTELSTDEVKVKIIGSGVGGITETDATLAAASNAIMVGFNVRADASARRVIEAESIDLRYYSIIYELLNDVKAAMTGMLQPEFKQEIIGLAEVRDVFRHPKFGAIAGCMVTEGIVKRNNPIRVLRDNVVIFEGELESLRRFKDDVGEVRNGMECGIGVKNYNDVKVGDQIEVFEIVEIKRSI; this is encoded by the coding sequence ATGACTGAAGAGAAAAAAACACTTTCGCTTGGAGGTACTCGTAAAGCGAGTAAAGTGAATACAACTACTACCAGTGGTAAGGTAAAAGCGGTTGAAGTAAAAGAGAAAAAACCTAAAATTGATGCAAAAGCATTACAAGAAAAAGCGGCAGCAGCAAAAGCAAAACAAGAAAAAGAGTCGGCTGAAAAACTAGCAAGAGAGAAAGCAGCTAAAGAAGAAGCTGCAAAAAAATCGGCAGAATTGACCGCTAGTAAAGCGCCTTCTGTGCCAGTAATGCCAAATAGCAAAGCAAAAGAAGATAAACCGAAAGTACAGCAGCCGAAGCAAGAAAAAGCGGTTGATCCGGAAAAAGAAGCGAAGCGTAAAGAAGAAGCGGAATTACGCCGTAAGCAAGAAGAATTAGCTCAGCAAAAAGCAGAAATGGAAGCTAAACGTGCAGCAGAAAATGCACGTCGCTTAGCAGAAATTGAGCTTGAAGATGCTGGGGATAATAGCAATGAAGATTTTGATGATGATCGTTTTACTTCATCTTACGCACGTGAAGCTGATCGCGATAATGACCATCGTAGTGAACATAGTCGCGGTCGTAACAATAAAGCCGCTGTTGCGAAGGCGAAGAAAGGCGGACGTGAAGATGATAAGAATGAACGTAGTGCAGATCGCCGTAATCAAAAAGAAGTAAAAGGAAAAGGTAAGCAGGGCAAGAAAGGAGGCTCGTTGCAACAAGCTTTCACTAAACCTGCACAAGTTGTTAAAGCAGATGTTGTAATTGGTGAAACCATTACTGTAGCCGAACTTGCAAACAAAATGGCAGTTAAAGCGACAGAAATCATCAAGATGATGATGAAAATGGGCGAAATGGTTACTATCAACCAAGTTATCGATCAGGAAACTGCACAATTGGTTGCAGAGGAGTTAGGTCATAAAGTGATTCTTCGTAAAGAAAATGAATTAGAAGAAGCTATTTTAGAAGATCGTGATACCAACGCAGAAAAAGTCACTCGTGCGCCAGTTGTAACTATTATGGGGCATGTTGACCACGGTAAAACCTCATTACTTGACTATATTCGTAAAGCGAAAGTGGCAGCAGGAGAAGCGGGTGGTATTACGCAGCACATTGGTGCATACCACGTTGAAACTGATGAAGGTAAGATGATTACTTTCTTAGATACGCCAGGACACGCAGCCTTTACCTCAATGCGTGCTCGTGGTGCGAAGGCAACTGACATTGTTGTTTTAGTAGTGGCAGCAGATGATGGTGTAATGCCTCAAACTATTGAAGCTATTCAACACGCAAAAGCAGCAGGTGCGCCATTAGTTGTTGCAGTAAACAAGATTGATAAACCAGAAGCAAATCCTGATCGTGTTGAGCAAGAATTATTACAACACGAAGTTATTTCGGAAAAATTTGGTGGAGATGTGCAATTTGTGCCCGTTTCAGCGAAACAAGGTATGGGGATTGATGCACTACTAGAAGCGATTGTGCTTCAATCGGAAGTGCTAGAATTAACGGCTGTAAAAGATGGTATGGCAAGTGGTGTAGTAATTGAATCTTACCTTGATAAAGGCCGTGGCCCAGTTGCAACTATTCTTGTTCAATCAGGTACGTTAAATAAGGGCGATATCGTTCTTTGTGGCTTTGAATATGGACGTGTTCGAGCAATGCGTGATGAAAATGGTAAGGATATTGATTCTGCAGGTCCATCAATTCCAGTTGAAGTATTAGGTCTTTCAGGCGTACCAGCAGCGGGTGATGAAGCAACGGTTGTGCGTGATGAGAAAAAAGCCCGAGAAGTAGCTTTATATCGTCAAGGTAAATTCCGTGAAGTAAAACTTGCTCGCCAACAAAAAGCGAAGCTGGAAAATATGTTCAGCAATATGGCAGCCGGTGATGTGGCAGAATTGAACATCATTGTGAAAGCAGATGTACAAGGTTCTGTTGAAGCTATTAGCCAATCATTAACAGAGCTTTCAACCGATGAAGTGAAAGTGAAAATTATTGGTTCTGGTGTGGGGGGCATTACTGAAACTGATGCAACCTTAGCTGCTGCCTCAAATGCGATTATGGTTGGCTTTAATGTTCGAGCGGATGCTTCTGCTCGTCGTGTGATTGAAGCAGAAAGTATTGACTTGCGTTATTACTCTATCATTTACGAACTGTTAAATGATGTGAAAGCCGCAATGACAGGTATGTTACAGCCTGAGTTTAAACAAGAAATTATTGGCTTGGCAGAAGTGCGTGATGTTTTCCGTCATCCGAAGTTTGGTGCAATTGCAGGTTGTATGGTAACGGAAGGCATCGTGAAACGTAACAACCCAATTCGTGTATTACGTGATAACGTGGTGATTTTTGAAGGCGAATTAGAATCTCTTCGTCGTTTCAAAGATGACGTAGGCGAGGTGCGTAACGGTATGGAATGTGGTATCGGTGTGAAAAACTACAACGATGTAAAAGTTGGTGACCAAATCGAAGTCTTTGAAATCGTTGAAATTAAACGTTCTATCTAA